The Fulvia fulva chromosome 1, complete sequence region CCGATTGTGCTGGTGGAGCTTGAAGTCATGCGAATGTTTGCAACTCGACACTCGATTCAGCCAAGTCAGGAAGATATTGCATTACTGAATGCCCTCAGCGGCCTGGGTGTTGACCACAGCCGTCGTCACAGATGTCATATTTGCGGTAGCACGTTTCACTTTGCGAAAGACCTCATGCGCCACGTAGCAGCGGCTCACGATAGATCCACTGTGCACTACAGATGCAATGCGTATGGCTGTAGGAGGACAGCTAGACGCAAGGATCACATGAAACAACATTGCCAGAAGGCTCATGGTCAGCAACCCTGGCTAGAAGACTTCACCCAGCTGAGGGATAGCAATGCCTTGGACGTGTAGGACACAATTCAGCAAAGCTTCGAACAGACTCTTGTAGTGTTCTTGTAACAGCCCAGCAACAAACTAGCCTATAGGTGCCATCAGAAAGACAAGAGACGACTCGAAGGAGCGAGAGTGTCTTCAAACAAGGAAGGGACTTTCTTGACGGCTAATTACAAAGGTCTGATGGTGTTCGTGGCGATATTAATGCCACATGCTTTGCTCGAACACTCTGGCACTCCACTGTCTTGCAAAAGTCCTAGCAACGCGCTCGAGGAAGAGAGCCATTATGGCGCTGTTCTTGAACCATGAGCTGGCTGCTAGGACCTTGTGACGGTGTCTAGCGAACGTCCAAAGCAGCAATGAAGTCTCCCACAAGCCATTCAACCCGGGGCGAAGCAGCACACATCTACAATCGCGCCTGCCGGCGGGCCAATATCCTGCTCAACATAGTCGCGACCTCAGGATCAAATACCTCCTCAGCAGCTCTAATTGCATTCCCGCGAGCGCCACCTTGAATGCCGATCTCGGCTCCATAGGCAAGCAGTATCTCTATACCCTCATACCATCCTCTCCAAGCAGCTGCTTGCAAAGCTGTCCCATGGTACCCTGCAACCCCATTCGGATCGGCGCCTTTGCTCAATAGCAAGTTCAACGTACTCTCGAACTCTGCTTCCGCAGCGATCTGCAATGCAGTACCGTACACTCCTCCAACCTGGTTCACATTCGCACCACAATCGTCAACGAGCATTGCAATGATATCGTCGTGCCCTCGATCCGCCGCAGCATGCAAAGCACTTCCAAGATTCCACTCGAAGTGTTGACCTCCGCGCCTTGGCCTAGCAGAGTGCTCATGAGCTCTTTCTTGTCTCGAATAGCCGCTGCTTGCAGAGCGTTTCCGAACGCACCGCCCTGAGCGTTGATGTCAGCACCCCATTGAAGCAGCAGGCCGGCGGTATCGTCTCCATATAGCATTCAAGCTGCTTACAGTGCATTGCCGTAATGTCCTTCTTGTGCATTGACGTCAGCTCCATGCTCGAGCAGCAGTCCTATCACATCGCGGTGTCCTTCTCCACATGCGGCGTATAAAGGTGTACCGTGTTTTGCGTCCGAGGGTGGTGATTTGGAATTGCATCGTGGTGGTATGGGGCTGTTGTGTTTGTGCCTTGGTGTTCTTAGGCACTGTGTTTGTGGTTGAGAGCTAGAGATGTAACAACGGCGATGATGCGGCTGCTTTATACCAACGATCCTTCCATGTTCGGAAATCTCTCGTCGTGTCGTCACAGCACATCGCCTCGCTACGTCGTGGGCCTATCATTGAGTTGGATGAATACTACCACACAATGGCACCATACTCCACCTCGCTGCACATAGGCGTGCGGAACTGCTCCCTAGGCTGGTTTTTGCTGAACCCAGATCAGTCTGTGGACATCATAGGGTGACTGAATGTCTTACCTCGCGACATGCCTCCGACCTCGCATGAGAATTATCCACCCATCCAAGCAGCGCAGTAAATCGATCGATCGCACGATGTTGCCCATTTCGGGCATTTGTGCTCCTTTGAGGCAGCGCTAAATCACCCTTACAGCCTGATGTGACGGGATCTCCTCGGGTTGATGACCAAGGAGGCAGTCATCCGCGACTCTCCTTGAGATGTGAGACATTCTATAGTGCTTGGAAGATGGCAGGCTAATATCTGGAAATCTTCTGCTAGCCTCATACTCTTGCGTCGTGATGGTGGACTTACCATTTCGCGCCGAGCCAAGTGCGAGTTGTTTGTCCGCGGGGCTTCTCCTCCCATTCGCCTCCCGGACCTCACTTTCCCTCCCGCCCAACCTCGCTCAATACCCTCTTCTCCATCGCATCAAACCCCTCCACAGCCTCCCCATACCTCTCAAACGTTCCCTGCGTATACCCCTCCGCAATCTTCTTCACAAAAGCCCCCTCGTCCCAGCGATTACCAATCAACTCCTCAAACGTCTCACCCTTCGTCCTCTCACAACCCCAAACAGCCTTATACGCCGCCCCCAGCGCACACGCATTACCCCCGATATCGAGCTTATACACACCTTCCACGCCTCCCAGAACTTCGCCGCAGATCTTGGCAATGGCTGGATTGGCAGAGCCGCCGCCTACGAGGTAGACGCGGCGGGGTTGGGCGGGGAGGTCGTTGGAGGGCTTGACGAGGGCTTGGGAGCGGAGGCGGAGGGAGAGGAATTGGGATTCGAGGATTGTGCGGGCATCGTCTGCTTTGGAGGTTGATGACGAGGGTTTGAGGTCTTTTGCGGTGGGATGGTAGCTGTATCGCCATTGGCCTTCTGGGACATTGGGGACGATCTCTGGCCGAGGGAAGTACAGGCCCAATCTCATGGGGTCGGAGTCGGAGGTTTGACTTAAAGGCGGTGTTGATAGAGCTGTGTCGTTGAAGGTGTCCCACGATTTCGTGTTGTCCAGTTGATCCCGGATCTGCTCGCGGGCGAGGCCGCCGTTCTTGTAGCAGAGCATAAACATGTATAGGCCTGGTGTTGTGGGATGGTTCATGAAGTGGTAGGCTGGGTCTGGTTTGTACTCGGGTGTGCTCATAAGGAAGGTTGTGCTGGTGCCAAGCGACACCATTGCGTCCGACGGCCGAAGGGGAAGTGCGAGGATCGTTGCTGGGTTGTCGCCGGTGAAGGGAGTGATGTTACAGTCTGGCGGGAATCCATAGCGTCCTGTGAAGTACTTGCTCACAGTGCCGAATGCTTTCCCACCGTCTTCTGGCACATCGCCAAGTTTTTTTCTCAGCTCAGCAACGCCCTCTGTTGAACCCGCTGCGAGGGCAAGCAAAGTATCGTTCCAGGTGCCATTGTTGACATCCCAGAGATTCATGCCCGTTACATCGCTAATGTCGATCGGTGCCACTCGGCCAAGAAAGATGGACGCCAGGAAAGATGACACCAGCGATATCCTCGCCGTCTTTTCATAATGATCCGGATACTTCGTCCGATACCGAAGAATCTGTGGTCCACTGAAACGATGATGCGCCTTGCTGCCAGTCACTCTCGCCAGAATCTCAGGATCGCCAAGCTCAGCATCAAAGGCATCGCATTGCTTCTGCGTACTGGCATCCTGCCAATTCGGACTCATCGGATGGGCAAAAGCACCTTTCCTCTCGCCTTTACTTCCAGGCTCCAATTGCTCGATCAACGACTTTCCAGAGTCCAAGTTGGCGAGAATGTGCTCTGCTTCGTGTGACCAGAAGACCGTGCCATGTTGCATACCCGCTCCAGAGATACCCTTCACTCTGCTGAAGTCCAGACCGGCTTGCTTTAAGCGATCGAGGACCAAATCAACGGCTTCTAACCACATAGCTGGTGGTGCAAAGACTTCGCCTTCGGAAGGGTTCGTGAGCACTCCCTTTTCGATGTCATATTTGCTGAGATGTGCATCAAAGTCGACTTTTGCTTCGTGAATCAACTTCAGATTAGAGTCAACGACGATGCCTTGGTTGGATTTAGCAGGTTGTTATTTGGTCGATTTCTGTGGGGTGAAGAGTACCTTTCAATTGCTGCGTCGATAGATCAAAGCCCTGGTCATCGTCAGTGCAAGCACTTTTTACCAAGGGTGGTTCGTGCAGACCATGTACAAGGGACCAGTAGTAGCTCCTGCCATACTGAACCGATCGTTCCGATGGGTAGTAAATGCAGTATTGTGATTGTTGTTTCACTAGGACCTGCAGTTGTCAAACATCAAAGAGCGTGGCCGTTCAACCAAAAGCCTGCAAATGTCAACGCGGGGACCTCTGATGCAAGGCAGAGCCAGAGCTCCATGAGGTTCCGCCGGATAAATGCGGCAAAATACCGCGTGGTTGTGCTGAAGTCTGTTCGAGTTGAGGCCGGAGCAGCTGTGGTTGAAACGGAGAATTGCAACAGCAGCGCGCATACTCTTCACCTCACATGAGCATGCAAAATCTTGTTGCATTTCTTCATCGCGGCGTAAAGTCATTGGCGGCTATACCCACCAGGCGGCCGCCCGTCTATGAGACCGCATCGATCTTCCTCTCATTACTCCTCGAGCTCGCCGCACTATTGGTGCTCCTCATGCTGCCTTTTCTGTTGCGCCCAAATTCCTCCTTGACACTCTGCAACGCCTCAGGCTGAAGCTTCTGCGCCATCAGCGTATTCTGCTTTTGAAGGTCAGCAACTTGTTCCTGCAGCAGGCTGTTCTCTCTTCTATAGAGATCAACTTGCGACCTGAACTCATCGCGTTCTCGTGTGACCAGCGATAACTTATGTTGCTCGTCTTTCTTCTTTCGTTTGTCTTCCACTTTGCGTAGCTCTTTGGCCTTCTTCTGCTCCAGCTTCTCCAACTCtctcttgtgcttctcttcagTCTTCTTGAGCTTCTTCTCCATCTCTTCCTTCTGCTTGGAGCTTTCTGACTCTCCTTTTTCTTGAGTCTGTTTCAGCTTCTGTTCTTGTTCCATACGCTTTCTTGCAAGCTGCT contains the following coding sequences:
- a CDS encoding putative D-xylulose kinase A, with amino-acid sequence MAGATTGPLYMGFDLSTQQLKGIVVDSNLKLIHEAKVDFDAHLSKYDIEKGVLTNPSEGEVFAPPAMWLEAVDLVLDRLKQAGLDFSRVKGISGAGMQHGTVFWSHEAEHILANLDSGKSLIEQLEPGSKGERKGAFAHPMSPNWQDASTQKQCDAFDAELGDPEILARVTGSKAHHRFSGPQILRYRTKYPDHYEKTARISLVSSFLASIFLGRVAPIDISDVTGMNLWDVNNGTWNDTLLALAAGSTEGVAELRKKLGDVPEDGGKAFGTVSKYFTGRYGFPPDCNITPFTGDNPATILALPLRPSDAMVSLGTSTTFLMSTPEYKPDPAYHFMNHPTTPGLYMFMLCYKNGGLAREQIRDQLDNTKSWDTFNDTALSTPPLSQTSDSDPMRLGLYFPRPEIVPNVPEGQWRYSYHPTAKDLKPSSSTSKADDARTILESQFLSLRLRSQALVKPSNDLPAQPRRVYLVGGGSANPAIAKICGEVLGGVEGVYKLDIGGNACALGAAYKAVWGCERTKGETFEELIGNRWDEGAFVKKIAEGYTQGTFERYGEAVEGFDAMEKRVLSEVGREGK